One region of Phoenix dactylifera cultivar Barhee BC4 unplaced genomic scaffold, palm_55x_up_171113_PBpolish2nd_filt_p 000143F, whole genome shotgun sequence genomic DNA includes:
- the LOC103711985 gene encoding uncharacterized protein LOC103711985 isoform X1, with translation MALRVHPTSLTSPFLLPSPCSHSNLSKIPHFQTLSLKSRSFRSRKLKALPRGLRSPTITAALPPLDLNEDNIRQVLIDARSEFAQIFDSSVGITGEVDLAELDGPFVKLRLQGRFWHQRAIVLARLGNYLKNRIPAALRVSCVCNLSSDSHNRRRERSSDVNNNSL, from the exons ATGGCCTTGCGAGTCCACCCTACGAGCCTGACCAGTCCTTTCCTTCTCCCTTCTCCCTGCTCTCACTCCAACCTCTCCAAAATCCCCCATTTCCAAACCCTAAGCCTAAAAAGCCGAAGCTTTCGGTCTCGGAAACTCAAGGCCCTTCCCAGGGGATTGCGCTCCCCAACGATAACTGCAGCTCTCCCTCCCCTCGATTTAAACGAGGACAACATCCGCCAGGTCCTAATCGACGCTAGATCGGAG TTTGCACAGATATTTGATTCCTCAGTCGGCATAACAG GTGAAGTTGATCTTGCTGAATTAGATGGCCCCTTTGTTAAGCTTAGACTTCAAGGCCGGTTTTGGCATCAGCGAGCTATAGTCCTAGCACGTCTCGGTAATTATCTCAAGAATAGGATCCCG GCTGCCTTGAGAGTGAGTTGTGTCTGCAATTTGTCATCTGATTCTCATAATCGAAGGCGGGAGAGATCCAGTGATGTCAACAACAATAGTCTATAG
- the LOC103711985 gene encoding uncharacterized protein LOC103711985 isoform X2, translating to MALRVHPTSLTSPFLLPSPCSHSNLSKIPHFQTLSLKSRSFRSRKLKALPRGLRSPTITAALPPLDLNEDNIRQVLIDARSEFAQIFDSSVGITGEVDLAELDGPFVKLRLQGRFWHQRAIVLARLGNYLKNRIPEILEVDIEDERQLDDSPENF from the exons ATGGCCTTGCGAGTCCACCCTACGAGCCTGACCAGTCCTTTCCTTCTCCCTTCTCCCTGCTCTCACTCCAACCTCTCCAAAATCCCCCATTTCCAAACCCTAAGCCTAAAAAGCCGAAGCTTTCGGTCTCGGAAACTCAAGGCCCTTCCCAGGGGATTGCGCTCCCCAACGATAACTGCAGCTCTCCCTCCCCTCGATTTAAACGAGGACAACATCCGCCAGGTCCTAATCGACGCTAGATCGGAG TTTGCACAGATATTTGATTCCTCAGTCGGCATAACAG GTGAAGTTGATCTTGCTGAATTAGATGGCCCCTTTGTTAAGCTTAGACTTCAAGGCCGGTTTTGGCATCAGCGAGCTATAGTCCTAGCACGTCTCGGTAATTATCTCAAGAATAGGATCCCG GAAATTTTGGAGGTGGATattgaagatgagagacaattaGATGACAGTCCAGAAAATTTTTGA
- the LOC103711985 gene encoding uncharacterized protein LOC103711985 isoform X3: MALRVHPTSLTSPFLLPSPCSHSNLSKIPHFQTLSLKSRSFRSRKLKALPRGLRSPTITAALPPLDLNEDNIRQVLIDARSEFAQIFDSSVGITGEVDLAELDGPFVKLRLQGRFWHQRAIVLARLGNYLKNRIPIQD; encoded by the exons ATGGCCTTGCGAGTCCACCCTACGAGCCTGACCAGTCCTTTCCTTCTCCCTTCTCCCTGCTCTCACTCCAACCTCTCCAAAATCCCCCATTTCCAAACCCTAAGCCTAAAAAGCCGAAGCTTTCGGTCTCGGAAACTCAAGGCCCTTCCCAGGGGATTGCGCTCCCCAACGATAACTGCAGCTCTCCCTCCCCTCGATTTAAACGAGGACAACATCCGCCAGGTCCTAATCGACGCTAGATCGGAG TTTGCACAGATATTTGATTCCTCAGTCGGCATAACAG GTGAAGTTGATCTTGCTGAATTAGATGGCCCCTTTGTTAAGCTTAGACTTCAAGGCCGGTTTTGGCATCAGCGAGCTATAGTCCTAGCACGTCTCGGTAATTATCTCAAGAATAGGATCCCG ATTCAGGATTAA